One Sporomusaceae bacterium ACPt DNA window includes the following coding sequences:
- a CDS encoding hypothetical protein (UPF0702 transmembrane protein YetF), which produces MSITLVVIIRSVISFFALLLFVRLMGKQQVAQLTFFDYVVGITIGSMASTISVQVNENLVSTMAGLATWTILAIILAILSMHNVWIRKMVDGEATIVVADGKILEDNLRKIRIPMEQLLSELRTQGVFNITDVEFVMFEPGGKISIQKKSQKQPITPKDLNITTQYDGLPTNLILDGILLQDALRSLHLSKAWLQHQLSKQNIQDVRDVSLAQLDTKGNLYVDLKGDKSCYTIPTNS; this is translated from the coding sequence TTGTCAATTACACTTGTTGTAATAATACGCTCTGTTATTTCTTTTTTTGCTTTATTACTATTTGTTCGGCTTATGGGAAAGCAGCAGGTTGCCCAGCTAACTTTTTTTGACTATGTTGTTGGTATTACCATTGGTTCTATGGCTTCTACCATATCAGTACAAGTAAATGAAAATTTAGTGTCTACCATGGCCGGGCTGGCTACCTGGACAATACTGGCGATAATACTGGCCATTTTGAGTATGCATAATGTTTGGATTCGTAAGATGGTAGACGGCGAGGCGACAATTGTGGTTGCCGACGGGAAAATTCTTGAAGATAATTTAAGAAAAATCCGTATCCCCATGGAACAACTTCTATCCGAGCTTCGAACCCAAGGAGTATTCAATATAACAGATGTAGAGTTTGTGATGTTCGAGCCGGGGGGAAAGATTAGTATACAAAAGAAATCTCAAAAACAACCCATTACTCCTAAGGACTTAAATATCACAACACAATATGATGGGCTGCCTACAAACCTGATTTTAGACGGTATTTTACTTCAAGATGCTCTTCGTTCCCTTCATTTGTCCAAGGCTTGGCTGCAGCATCAACTCAGTAAACAAAACATTCAGGATGTCAGGGACGTTTCCCTGGCACAATTAGATACCAAGGGAAATCTATATGTTGACTTAAAAGGAGACAAATCATGTTATACAATACCAACAAACAGCTAA